The window GAAGACCCACCTTGACACTGTCGACATGGGGTTTGATGTAGCCAGTTTTGTCCAAATCCAAAACATGAACAGGGCCCAGGAGGGGACTCCCCTCGGCAAACGCCGCAGAACGGAGACGGTTCAGCACCTCCTCACATGCTGGCCCCCACCTCCCACGCTCAGTCTCTCGGTAGCCGTGAATTGCCTGGTTGTGTGTGAGGAAGCACGGGCAAAAGAGAGTCAGCATTGCGGTCAATTCAAAACATAATGAaccacacatgtatttacaatGCAGTGCAACACGTATTTAAAGGCTAGTATTTTGCCTTCACGAAAGATTAACAGCTGTTAGGAGCACTCTCTCTCAAACTGGGGATCAGGCCCCTTTTGGGCAGTGAAATATGaagtaaaaaagacaaaagcggCAATGCAAATCTTTAATTCACTAAAATTCAACCTGGATTCTCTCCTATTAGTTGCCAATATAtcaccacagaaaaaaaaaaggtataccTCAGTGGTATTCCTGGAACATACCACAGATGTAGAGCAATTCTTCCAGCAGTGGCCTCATAAAAGGTAAGGTCATGTTCAAAATGACGTCAAACCATATGAAGTATTCAAACTATATAATTATGTatacatttaaatgttttaaaaaaatatataatttgaAATAGTGTTGAAAATAATGACGCATGCCTTTACTTTGACACTAAAAAAAAGACTTCGACCACAAACCTGGAAAAACTAACAAATTATTACGTCATCACGTTGTTTACCCTTTATATGTTCGTCATGAACTCAGTTGTCGAACTATCGGATAGAACTTTCCTGTACTTTATACAGCAGTTGAGCGAGTGGTCTGCTGACAGATGTAAACGACGGTTATGTCTGAGTGCTATATAGTCTTATGGTAGCCTATGGTTATGAACAGTTGAGGTGACCCTCTAGAAAAGTATCACAAGTCTCATTTAGCTAGTTTTCTTAACACAGCGCGTGTGAAAGTGACCCCTCAACTCAGCACCCGTCATGGTGGTGAGCTTATTCACATAATTGCAGTGTATCATTCGCTATAAACATTACTTACGTCGTCCCAGTGGTCGAATTCGTAGCGTTTCTTCTTCAGACTTGGCTCCAGCTCTTGCAACAGagcagcctcctcctcctcagtgaTGAAGCCCGTCCTCACCTCCACCTGAGACCCAAGTGTCTGCACCAGCTCCCGGCTTGACCCCACGATTACCTCATCTCGGAGAGGTGACAGGCCGCCGCTGGCGCACGAGCTCAAACGACGCCGGTGACTGAAGTAAACGGCTGGTCTGTGGGTTCGTTTCAGTACCGTCAGCAACAATTTCATCCTCCTATTGGGATTTCAAACAGTCAGTGACCTCGTGCAGTCCTCTTTACCTGCTATTGCGTTTTGGTTTAGTTGACAGGAGTCAGGCTGCTATGTGAGACGCCATATTGAAGCCGCAAAGCATTGTGGGGGGAGTAGTCCTACAACGGAGGAAAAAAACGCTTGAAACGGTATTGAAGAGAATCTGAAAAGTTGTTCGATAAAAGACACACTCTCTGTTTATTTGATTTCGTTATatattaaaatgacaacattgataaataaaaaatgtcttcGTATATTACAGTGCGTCATGTGGCACACAACCTCGCAAATAAATACCTTTTTGAATTTGAGTCTTTGAGTGTAAATGGTCTAAAACAATCAAGACTTTAAAGATGTGCAATCAACAATGAAGAGCAGCATCAGACTTTGGTCATTTGCCTAAGTCTTATTTCCATCATTGCCTGACAGTTTGCCTCATTATACGCTATATGTTTCCATTATATCTCTCTGTGCAGACTTCCAGGCATGCATGCGATGCCCAACCACAAGATTTTTACTGAGTGCAAGCCTCCATCCTGCCCTTTTGCTCTCATGGCTTTGGGATATGACAGGAAAAGGGCTCAGTGGCAACACAGAGACAGGTGCGGAATGAAGTGGTTGTAGTCCTTCACTGTAAACAGTGGAGGGCAGTGAACACTGATGACTATAACGCTGCTTTAATGCGTGTCAGTGTCTGGTCAAAATCTTATAAGTAAACATCCACCACCAAGTGTGTGAGTAGATTTGGATGATATAAACATAAAGGTTTGATACATTGCAGGGCTGGCTCGTTAAAAGCAATGTGCATGGAGTCTTGATCGCAAAGTACAAAGTAAATATTGCGATTGGATTTTCAATTTATCGATAATTTAGTGGTTAATCGTGTGGCTACTATGTATATTAGATGTATAACTGACTGACAACACaaatttgaaaaatgaagaTGATTAGAAATAGATTCTATCATATTTTATGTGTATTAAGAAGTAACTGGAGAAAGAAATAGAATATAAAAATTGAAACCaataaaagaagagaaaagagaatAGTCTCTCTTTTATATTTACTGTGTCCTTTATGTGTCCACACGGtgaaagatgaacatttatATGATAATATTTGTGAGTTATGAGTGAATAAAGAAAGATTTCTTAGGGCAGATATAATGGTGACTTCATCCTATTAGATAGCCCCCCCCCCTTAAAAGTCACTAGCCTACTTACCACTAAGGACAGGTTACCTCTTTGCTCCAGCCTTTTCTTTGTCTTCAGTTGAACCTGTTGTCAGTGAAATGCAGGTACATCAGGAAACTGCGGATACTCATATGAAGTAAATCAGGCGTGAAAAGGGTAATGGTGTAAGAGAGCCTGAAAGAGACTGAGGAACAGAAGGAGACGGATGAGCTTGCCGGTGTGAGGACCAGCTGCCTCACCTTACGAATGACTAGGTTATTAATTGtggtattttttaaaaaaacaatatctGCACTTGAGTGAATTTACTACATCATTTGATTTTTAATAGGTTCAAATGAATCCACTGCAGGATTCTTATTG is drawn from Odontesthes bonariensis isolate fOdoBon6 chromosome 21, fOdoBon6.hap1, whole genome shotgun sequence and contains these coding sequences:
- the alkbh7 gene encoding alpha-ketoglutarate-dependent dioxygenase alkB homolog 7, mitochondrial gives rise to the protein MKLLLTVLKRTHRPAVYFSHRRRLSSCASGGLSPLRDEVIVGSSRELVQTLGSQVEVRTGFITEEEEAALLQELEPSLKKKRYEFDHWDDAIHGYRETERGRWGPACEEVLNRLRSAAFAEGSPLLGPVHVLDLDKTGYIKPHVDSVKFCGSTIAGLSLLSDSIMRLVKEDAPKEWLDMLLSRRSLYILRDQARYDFTHEILKDEESAFNGRRVPRQRRISVICRNLPG